A window of the Loxodonta africana isolate mLoxAfr1 chromosome 3, mLoxAfr1.hap2, whole genome shotgun sequence genome harbors these coding sequences:
- the LOC100675724 gene encoding olfactory receptor 7G1-like — MAFASGDEASAGPGTIYLIVLSLIFSISLINNMEPRNQTGVSEFFLLGLAEDPELQPLLYNIFLFMYLVTILGNLLIVLAMSYDSHLHTPMYFFLSNLSFTDICLSTTTVPKMLVNISTQRNSITYTGCLTQVCAAIIFGSFENFLLGIMAYDRYVAICHPLRYTVIMNPHLLGLLVVLSLFISIMNALVHSLMLLRLSFCTDLEIPHFFCEIVQVLKLACSNTLINNIILYFMSSIFGGIPFSGIIFSYTQIVSSILRMPSAVGKYKAFSTCGSHLTVVFLFYGTGFGVYISSAFTHSSRKTTVASVMYIVVPQMMNPFIYSLRNRDMKGAVRKIIGRMLYF; from the coding sequence aTGGCTTTTGCGTCTGGTGATGAAGcttctgctggtccagggaccatatATTTGATTGTCTTGTCACTCATCTTTTCCATCAGTTTAATCAACAATATGGAACCCAGAAACCAAACAGGAGTTTCAGAGTTCTTTCTCCTGGGACTGGCAGAGGATCCAGAACTGCAGCCCCTTCTCTACAACATCTTTCTGTTCATGTACTTGGTCACCATCCTGGGAAACCTGCTCATCGTCCTGGCTATGAGCTATGATTCCCACCTCCatacccccatgtacttctttctctccaatcTGTCCTTTACGGACATCTGTTTAAGTACAACCACAGTCCCGAAGATGTTAGTGAACATCAGTACACAGAGAAACTCTATCACTTACACTGGCTGCCTCACCCAGGTATGTGCTGCCATAATTTTTGGAAGTTTTGAAAATTTTCTCCTTGGaataatggcctatgaccgctatgtggctatTTGTCATCCACTGAGGTACACAGTCATCATGAACCCCCACCTCCTTGGTCTGCTGGTCGTACTCTCTTTGTTCATTAGCATCATGAATGCCTTGGTCCATAGTCTGATGTTGCTGAGACTGTCCTTCTGCACAGACCTGGAAATCCCCCACTTCTTCTGTGAAATTGTTCAGGTCCTCAAGCTTGCCTGTTCCAATACCCTCATCAATAACATCATACTATATTTTATGTCTAGCATATTTGGTGGTATTCCTTTCTCTGGGATTATTTTTTCTTACACTCAAATTGTTTCTTCCATCCTGAGAATGCCATCAGCTGTTGGAAAATATAAAGCTTTTTCCACCTGTGGTTCTCACCTCACAGTTGTTTTCTTGTTCTATGGGACAGGATTTGGAGTGTACATTAGTTCTGCATTTACACACTCTTCCAGGAAGACAACGGTAGCCTCTGTGATGTACATTGTGGTCCCTCAAATGATGAATCCTTTTATCTATAGCCTGAGGAACAGGGACATGAAGGGAGCTGTGAGAAAAATCATTGGTAGGATGCTTTATTTTTag